The Pontibacter sp. SGAir0037 DNA segment AAAAAAGTATTATTCCAGTGGCTGAATTACCTCTATTTTTGTAACAGAAAGAGCAGCCTTAGCAAGGTGCGTATTATTGATTGCTCACTTACAAATGCTTCGTTGCCAGCAGGTGTGTACAGGTAAGCCGGGAGCTATACGAATGTTACGGCTTAGGCTAAAGAAGCATTCGAAAGGTGAACAGGAGCAGACTCTTTACGATCAGATAACTAACTCTATACTATTCTCTCTATGCCAAGAATTATAGTAAGCCTATTTGCTTTGTTGCTGTTTCAGGTCAGTTGTATACCTTTAGTGGCGCAGCAGAAGCCTGTTAACCCGAAGGCTACTTCTGAAACAAAGCACCTGTACAAAAACCTGCAAAGCCTGTCACAAAAAGGGATTATGTTCGGCCACCAGGATGCACTGGCTTATGGCATGGGATGGGCTTACCAGGAAAACCGCTCTGATGTAAAAGAGGTAGCCGGTGAATTTCCGGCCGTAGTTGGCTGGGACCTGGGGTACCTGGAACTGGGCAGTCCTGTAAACCTGGATAGCGTGCCCTTCGATAAAATGAGAACCTATGTGCAGCAGGTATACGCAATGGGTGGACTCAATACCTTTAGCTGGCACCTGAACAACCCTCTGGACCCGACTAAAACCAGCTGGGACAAAATGGATGCTACAATACAGCACCTCTTCCGTAATCCTGAGGCAATGCAACGCTATGAGGGCTGGCTCGATAAGCTGGCCACCTTCCTGCTCAGCCTGAAAGGTCCGAAAGGCGAATTGATTCCGGTGGTTTTCCGCCCGCTGCACGAGCACACCGGCAGCTGGTTCTGGTGGGGCCGCGAACACTGTTCTCCTGAAGAATACAAGCAGTTCTGGCAGCACACAGTTCATTACCTGCGCAAAAAGAAAGTAAACAACGTGCTTTACGCCTACTCTACCGACAGATTTACCTCCAGAGAAGATTACCTGGAGCGTTACCCAGGAGATAATTATGTAGACATAGTTGGATTTGATATCTACCACCGCCTGCCTGAAGACACCACTCAATATGCGGAAATCAACCAAGCCTTTGTGGCGGACGCGCGCTGCATGGTAGAAACCTTAAGAGCCATCGGGCAGGAAAAAAAGAAAGTATGGGTTCTGTCCGAAACAGGCCTGGAAACCTTACCTGTAGCAGACTGGTGGACAAACATCCTCTACCCTGTTGTAAAAGAGGCAGGACTGGCCTATGTACTTGTATGGCGTAACGGCCGCCCAGACCACTATTATGCCCCTTATCCCGGTCAGAAGAGTGCTGAAGATTTCAAGAAGTTTGCCAGCAAGCCCGATGTGTGGCTGATGAAAAGTGCGGCACGGGAAAACATATACAGTCCAATCCCTAAAAGCAGAAAAAATAAGCGCTAACAAAATTAACAAGCACCCACCATTAATCAATTTTACATGAGATTATCTCTTATAGATATAGGCATCATTGTGCTGTACCTGGTGGCTGTGGCAGCTATCGGCCTGATCATGAAAAACAGGGCAAAGGCCAATAAAGAAGCATACCTGCTCGGTGGCAATACCCTTCCCTGGTATGCCCTTGGCTTATCGAATGCTTCGGGTATGTTCGATATTTCCGGCACGATGTGGATGGTGATGCTGGCTTTCGTGTATGGCTTGAAAAGCATCTGGATTCCCTGGCTCTGGCCTTCCTTTAACCAGGTTTTCCTGATGATGTTCCTGGCAGCCTGGCTACGACGATCTAACGTTACCACGGGTGCCGAGTGGATGCTTACCCGCTTTGGCACAGGCAAAGGCTCCAACAAAGCCCATAGTATCGTAGTCATTTTTGCTCTTTTAAGCTGCCTTGGCTTTCTGGCATATGGCTTTATCGGCCTCGGTAAATTTGTAGAGATTTTTGTGCCCTGGTCTTTTGTGCAGCCATATATGCCATTCGATATTCCCGCTGAGTTTGTACCGCATTTCTACGGCCTTATCCTTACCTCTTTTGCTGTATTTTACTCTATTATGGGTGGTATGGCCAGTATTGTTTGGGCAGATGTGCTGCAGTATATTATCATGACGCTAGCAGCTGTCATCATTGGTGTGTTAGCTGTCAATAACCTGCAAGTAGCCCAGTTAAATGTGCCGGAAGAATGGAAAACACCTTTCTTCGGCGCCACCCTGAACATGGACTGGACCGGTATCATTGATGAAGTGAATGACAAAATAGACCAGGATGGCTATTCTCTTTTTGGAATCTTCTTCTCTATGATGCTCTTCAAAGGCATCCTGGCCAGCCTGGCTGGTCCGGCTCCGAACTATGACATGCAGAAGATCCTCTCATCCCGCTCCCCGAAAGATGCAGCTAAAATGAGTGGCTTTGTGTCGCTGGTGCTTATCCCGACACGTTATTTAATGATCATTGGTTTTGCCGTACTGGCCCTGCTGAACTATAACCAACTGAACCTGGAGTCGGCTTCCGGCATCGACTTCGAAAGGATTTTACCGGCTGCCATACAGAACTTTGCTCCAACCGGAGTTATGGGGCTGTTGCTGGCTGGCTTGTTCGCAGCTTTTATTGGCACCTTTGCAGGTACTTTAAATGCAGCGCAGGCTTACTTAGTAAACGACATCTACCTGAAGTATGTCAACCCGAAAGCTTCTAACCAGACTGTTTCCCGCATGAATTACATAACAGGTATAGTGGTGGTAGCCCTGAGCGTAGTACTTGGATTCTTTGCAAAAGACGTTAACACCTTGCTTAACTGGATTGTTGCAGGCTTGTACGGAGGCTATATCTCGGCGAATATGCTGAAGTGGTACTGGTGGCGCTTTAACAGCAGCGGCTTCTTCTGGGGAATGCTGGCAGGTATTGTTTCCGCGCTCACCTTCCCGTATGTTTTTGCCGGAACGTTAGACCTGTATTATTTCCCGCTCCTGTTCCTCATTTCGCTGGCTGGCAGCATAATCGGAACCTATGCAGCGCCTGCAACAGATATGGAAACCCTGAAAGACTTTTACATGAATGTGCGTCCGTGGGGATTCTGGAAACCGATTGCAGCACAGGTTCAAGCCGACTACCCTGCCATAAAGGAAAACAAAAACTTTTGGCTGGATATGTTTAATGTAGTTATAGGTGTCGCGGGCCAGATGTGCCTGACGGTGATGCCTATTTACCTGGTGCTGGGCATGTATACTGAGTTGATGTTTTCGGGCGCATTGCTGCTGGTTTGCGGCATTATCCTGAAGAAAACCTGGTGGGACCGGTTGCCCAACGACAAGCCGGGTTTTGCCACGACTTTAAAAAAGACTTTAGTAAGCACACATAGCTAAAACAGCTGCTTTACAGGCAGCCACAATAATCATATTCTAAATTTACTGCTGATGAATA contains these protein-coding regions:
- a CDS encoding glycoside hydrolase family 26 protein, which encodes MPRIIVSLFALLLFQVSCIPLVAQQKPVNPKATSETKHLYKNLQSLSQKGIMFGHQDALAYGMGWAYQENRSDVKEVAGEFPAVVGWDLGYLELGSPVNLDSVPFDKMRTYVQQVYAMGGLNTFSWHLNNPLDPTKTSWDKMDATIQHLFRNPEAMQRYEGWLDKLATFLLSLKGPKGELIPVVFRPLHEHTGSWFWWGREHCSPEEYKQFWQHTVHYLRKKKVNNVLYAYSTDRFTSREDYLERYPGDNYVDIVGFDIYHRLPEDTTQYAEINQAFVADARCMVETLRAIGQEKKKVWVLSETGLETLPVADWWTNILYPVVKEAGLAYVLVWRNGRPDHYYAPYPGQKSAEDFKKFASKPDVWLMKSAARENIYSPIPKSRKNKR
- a CDS encoding sodium:solute symporter family protein, yielding MRLSLIDIGIIVLYLVAVAAIGLIMKNRAKANKEAYLLGGNTLPWYALGLSNASGMFDISGTMWMVMLAFVYGLKSIWIPWLWPSFNQVFLMMFLAAWLRRSNVTTGAEWMLTRFGTGKGSNKAHSIVVIFALLSCLGFLAYGFIGLGKFVEIFVPWSFVQPYMPFDIPAEFVPHFYGLILTSFAVFYSIMGGMASIVWADVLQYIIMTLAAVIIGVLAVNNLQVAQLNVPEEWKTPFFGATLNMDWTGIIDEVNDKIDQDGYSLFGIFFSMMLFKGILASLAGPAPNYDMQKILSSRSPKDAAKMSGFVSLVLIPTRYLMIIGFAVLALLNYNQLNLESASGIDFERILPAAIQNFAPTGVMGLLLAGLFAAFIGTFAGTLNAAQAYLVNDIYLKYVNPKASNQTVSRMNYITGIVVVALSVVLGFFAKDVNTLLNWIVAGLYGGYISANMLKWYWWRFNSSGFFWGMLAGIVSALTFPYVFAGTLDLYYFPLLFLISLAGSIIGTYAAPATDMETLKDFYMNVRPWGFWKPIAAQVQADYPAIKENKNFWLDMFNVVIGVAGQMCLTVMPIYLVLGMYTELMFSGALLLVCGIILKKTWWDRLPNDKPGFATTLKKTLVSTHS